One region of Malania oleifera isolate guangnan ecotype guangnan chromosome 6, ASM2987363v1, whole genome shotgun sequence genomic DNA includes:
- the LOC131157475 gene encoding glutathione hydrolase 3 isoform X1: MYAKTMEAPLLEKKKKSGSRAQWLWLFIAAITVVAILGLGGNTIYWALRGDSKYHERTELKDAEIVESERGVVAADDGRCSEIGASMLRAGGHAIDAAVATALCVGVVNPVSSGIGGGSFMIVWSASTSQAQAFDMRETAPLSASENMYENNPEAKFFGPLSIGIPGELAGLYEAWLKHGRLAWRTLFQPAIKLAKGGFVVAPYLRLRMSGNKEKIMSDPGLRAVYAPNGKLLQAGDMCYNVELGRTLEAVSEQGPQAFYNGTIGEKLVRDVRDAGGILTMEDLRNYRVEVMDAMPVNLMGHTVLGMPPPSSGTLGLSLVMNILDSYGSPSAAEGSLGRHRLVEALKHMLAIRMNLGDPHFVNISEYVSDMLSPTFARQLQKKILDNTTFPPDYYMNRWSQLSDRGTSHLCIVDAERNAVSMTTTVNYAFGAGILSPSTGVLLNNEMGDFSTPTELSPDKLPPAPANFIKPNKRPLSAMTPIIVVKDGQLAGVLGGTGGLEIIAAVTQVFLNHFVLGMEPLAAVLNPRVYHKLIPNVVLYENWTVIDGDHIELPEESKLFLIERGHQLEARAGGATCQLVVQSLDKQKPVDMGRKNGKVSQSFHGMLTAVSDPRKDGRPAAI; the protein is encoded by the exons ATGTATGCAAAG ACCATGGAAGCGCCCCTcttggagaagaagaagaagagtgggAGCAGAGCTCAGTGGCTGTGGTTGTTCATCGCGGCGATAACGGTAGTTGCAA TTTTAGGCCTTGGAGGAAACACAATTTATTGGGCACTTAGAGGCGACAGCAAGTATCATGAGAGAACAGAACTCAAAGATGCTGAAATTGTTGAGTCAGAGAGAGGCGTTGTAGCTGCCGATGATGGGCGTTGTTCTGAAATTGGTGCATCAATGCTTCGAGCAGGTGGCCATGCCATTGATGCTGCAGTGGCAACTGCATTGTGTGTGGGTGTCGTCAATCCCGTTTCCAGTGGGATAGGAGGTGGATCTTTCATGATTGTTTGGTCTGCATCAACGTCACAAGCCCAAGCTTTCGACATGAGGGAAACTGCTCCCTTATCTGCCTCAGAG AACATGTATGAGAATAATCCCGAAGCAAAGTTTTTTGGTCCACTGTCGATAGGAATTCCTGGTGAGTTAGCTGGCCTTTATGAGGCATGGTTGAAACATGGGCGGTTGGCTTGGAGGACCTTATTTCAACCAGCCATAAAACTTGCCAAAGGGGGGTTTGTGGTTGCTCCATATCTTCGACTGCGCATGAGTGGGAACAAGGAAAAGATCATGTCTGACCCTGGCTTACGAGCTGTGTATGCCCCGAATGGGAAGTTGTTGCAAGCTGGAGATATGTGCTACAATGTGGAACTTGGCCGCACCTTGGAGGCAGTATCAGAACAAGGACCTCAAGCCTTTTATAATGGAACTATTGGTGAGAAGTTGGTGAGAGATGTAAGAGATGCTGGAGGGATTTTGACAATGGAGGATTTGAGGAATTATAGGGTGGAAGTAATGGATGCAATGCCTGTGAATTTGATGGGACACACTGTGCTAGGAATGCCGCCCCCTTCAAGTGGAACTCTTGGGCTTTCTCTG GTAATGAATATCTTGGACAGCTACGGAAGTCCCAGTGCTGCAGAAGGATCTTTGGGTCGTCATCGCTTAGTTGAGGCATTGAAACACATGCTTGCCATTCGAATGAACCTGGGAGACCCTCATTTTGTAAATATTTCTGAATACGTGTCCGACATGCTTTCCCCAACCTTTGCTAGGCAACTTCAGAAAAAGATATTAGATAACACCACATTTCCTCCTGATTACTATATGAACAG GTGGAGTCAGCTTAGTGATCGAGGAACAAGCCATTTGTGCATTGTAGATGCAGAGCGGAATGCTGTATCAATGACAACTACTGTAAACTATGCTTTTGGAGCTGGGATTCTCTCGCCGTCTACAGGTGTTTTGCTCAACAATGAGATGGGTGACTTCTCCACGCCAACAGAATTATCCCCTGATAAACTTCCTCCCGCTCCTGCAAAtttcatcaaaccaaacaaacgaCCCTTATCAGCCATGACCCCAATCATTGTTGTCAAG GATGGCCAGTTAGCCGGAGTCCTTGGTGGTACTGGTGGTTTGGAGATAATTGCAGCAGTGACTCAGGTTTTCCTTAACCATTTTGTCTTGGGGATGGAACCTCTAGCTGCTGTTCTGAATCCAAGGGTCTATCACAAG CTAATTCCCAACGTGGTCTTGTATGAGAACTGGACAGTGATCGATGGCGATCACATTGAACTTCCCGAGGAAAGTAAACTTTTCTTGATAGAGAGGGGTCATCAACTAGAGGCAAGGGCAGGGGGGGCTACCTGCCAGCTTGTTGTTCAGAGTCTTGACAAACAGAAACCAGTCGACATGGGCAGGAAAAATGGAAAGGTATCCCAATCATTCCATGGAATGCTTACTGCTGTGAGTGACCCTAGGAAAGATGGGAGGCCTGCAGCTATATAA
- the LOC131157475 gene encoding glutathione hydrolase 3 isoform X2: MYAKTMEAPLLEKKKKSGSRAQWLWLFIAAITVVAILGLGGNTIYWALRGDSKYHERTELKDAEIVESERGVVAADDGRCSEIGASMLRAGGHAIDAAVATALCVGVVNPVSSGIGGGSFMIVWSASTSQAQAFDMRETAPLSASENMYENNPEAKFFGPLSIGIPGELAGLYEAWLKHGRLAWRTLFQPAIKLAKGGFVVAPYLRLRMSGNKEKIMSDPGLRAVYAPNGKLLQAGDMCYNVELGRTLEAVSEQGPQAFYNGTIGEKLVRDVRDAGGILTMEDLRNYRVEVMDAMPVNLMGHTVLGMPPPSSGTLGLSLVMNILDSYGSPSAAEGSLGRHRLVEALKHMLAIRMNLGDPHFVNISEYVSDMLSPTFARQLQKKILDNTTFPPDYYMNRWSQLSDRGTSHLCIVDAERNAVSMTTTVNYAFGAGILSPSTGVLLNNEMGDFSTPTELSPDKLPPAPANFIKPNKRPLSAMTPIIVVKLIPNVVLYENWTVIDGDHIELPEESKLFLIERGHQLEARAGGATCQLVVQSLDKQKPVDMGRKNGKVSQSFHGMLTAVSDPRKDGRPAAI, from the exons ATGTATGCAAAG ACCATGGAAGCGCCCCTcttggagaagaagaagaagagtgggAGCAGAGCTCAGTGGCTGTGGTTGTTCATCGCGGCGATAACGGTAGTTGCAA TTTTAGGCCTTGGAGGAAACACAATTTATTGGGCACTTAGAGGCGACAGCAAGTATCATGAGAGAACAGAACTCAAAGATGCTGAAATTGTTGAGTCAGAGAGAGGCGTTGTAGCTGCCGATGATGGGCGTTGTTCTGAAATTGGTGCATCAATGCTTCGAGCAGGTGGCCATGCCATTGATGCTGCAGTGGCAACTGCATTGTGTGTGGGTGTCGTCAATCCCGTTTCCAGTGGGATAGGAGGTGGATCTTTCATGATTGTTTGGTCTGCATCAACGTCACAAGCCCAAGCTTTCGACATGAGGGAAACTGCTCCCTTATCTGCCTCAGAG AACATGTATGAGAATAATCCCGAAGCAAAGTTTTTTGGTCCACTGTCGATAGGAATTCCTGGTGAGTTAGCTGGCCTTTATGAGGCATGGTTGAAACATGGGCGGTTGGCTTGGAGGACCTTATTTCAACCAGCCATAAAACTTGCCAAAGGGGGGTTTGTGGTTGCTCCATATCTTCGACTGCGCATGAGTGGGAACAAGGAAAAGATCATGTCTGACCCTGGCTTACGAGCTGTGTATGCCCCGAATGGGAAGTTGTTGCAAGCTGGAGATATGTGCTACAATGTGGAACTTGGCCGCACCTTGGAGGCAGTATCAGAACAAGGACCTCAAGCCTTTTATAATGGAACTATTGGTGAGAAGTTGGTGAGAGATGTAAGAGATGCTGGAGGGATTTTGACAATGGAGGATTTGAGGAATTATAGGGTGGAAGTAATGGATGCAATGCCTGTGAATTTGATGGGACACACTGTGCTAGGAATGCCGCCCCCTTCAAGTGGAACTCTTGGGCTTTCTCTG GTAATGAATATCTTGGACAGCTACGGAAGTCCCAGTGCTGCAGAAGGATCTTTGGGTCGTCATCGCTTAGTTGAGGCATTGAAACACATGCTTGCCATTCGAATGAACCTGGGAGACCCTCATTTTGTAAATATTTCTGAATACGTGTCCGACATGCTTTCCCCAACCTTTGCTAGGCAACTTCAGAAAAAGATATTAGATAACACCACATTTCCTCCTGATTACTATATGAACAG GTGGAGTCAGCTTAGTGATCGAGGAACAAGCCATTTGTGCATTGTAGATGCAGAGCGGAATGCTGTATCAATGACAACTACTGTAAACTATGCTTTTGGAGCTGGGATTCTCTCGCCGTCTACAGGTGTTTTGCTCAACAATGAGATGGGTGACTTCTCCACGCCAACAGAATTATCCCCTGATAAACTTCCTCCCGCTCCTGCAAAtttcatcaaaccaaacaaacgaCCCTTATCAGCCATGACCCCAATCATTGTTGTCAAG CTAATTCCCAACGTGGTCTTGTATGAGAACTGGACAGTGATCGATGGCGATCACATTGAACTTCCCGAGGAAAGTAAACTTTTCTTGATAGAGAGGGGTCATCAACTAGAGGCAAGGGCAGGGGGGGCTACCTGCCAGCTTGTTGTTCAGAGTCTTGACAAACAGAAACCAGTCGACATGGGCAGGAAAAATGGAAAGGTATCCCAATCATTCCATGGAATGCTTACTGCTGTGAGTGACCCTAGGAAAGATGGGAGGCCTGCAGCTATATAA